A stretch of DNA from Micromonospora sp. WMMD1155:
GTTGCCTTCGGCGGCTGCCGCACGAGCTGGTAGGCGATCAGGCCGGGTGCCACGAAGCCCAGGGTCTGATGCGCGAAGAGCAGCGGCAGGTCGCGTTGGACGATCACGAACAGCGTCATCTGGAGGAGGACGCTGAGCAGGACGATCGCGGCGAAGAGGCGCTTGCCGTAGAGAATCACGATGCGCTGCATCACCTTGGTGAGGGCGTACGTGACGACCGTCATGACCACGATCACCGCGGCTTGCAGCGGGTCCTCGATCAGCGCGAGCGCGATCCAGCCCGGCGTGATCATCCCTCCGGGCGACAGGTTGGTGGTCAGATAGCAGAGCAGCGCGAAGACCAGGCCGATGCCGAGGCAGGCGGTGGCGAGCTGGGCGCTGAGTTCTCCTCCGAATGTCACCGGCGGGTCCTTCCCAGGAACACGGTCTCGCCGTCCACGTCGAAACTGCGCGCGGTCGGCGGACGAAGCATCGATTCGGCCTGGGCGTGGTCCTGCGGTTCCCAACTCGGTAGGGCGGCCAGCTCGTGCAGCAGCACCTCGCCCTGCCCGTGGATGTTCCCGACGGCGACGATGGACCCGTCCCCTGCGGTCGCCGCCATCACCTCGCTGACCAGCCGCTCCGGCGGGAGCTTGCCACCCAGGTCGACCACCCGGCTCTGTAGGTCGGCGGGCACGTTGACCCGGGCGCTGCGGGTCATCTCACCGATCAGCACGATGTGCTGCGGCTGGAC
This window harbors:
- a CDS encoding poly-gamma-glutamate biosynthesis protein PgsC/CapC, which codes for MTFGGELSAQLATACLGIGLVFALLCYLTTNLSPGGMITPGWIALALIEDPLQAAVIVVMTVVTYALTKVMQRIVILYGKRLFAAIVLLSVLLQMTLFVIVQRDLPLLFAHQTLGFVAPGLIAYQLVRQPPKATVLATVMVTVITYGVAFSGVVAGFVPVT